The following proteins are co-located in the Heteronotia binoei isolate CCM8104 ecotype False Entrance Well chromosome 21, APGP_CSIRO_Hbin_v1, whole genome shotgun sequence genome:
- the GSKIP gene encoding GSK3B-interacting protein has product METEDNPMELSNNIGSEEDSNEGTDVKDMRLEAEAVVNDVLFAVRNMFVSKSLPCTEDVAYINVETRERNRYCLELTEAGLRVVGYAFDQVDDSIQNSYHETVYSLLDSVSPAYREAFGNALLQRLEALKSDGQP; this is encoded by the exons ATGGAGACAGAGGACAATCCTATGGAACTCTCCAATAACATAGGGTCGGAAGAAGATTCTAATGAAGGAACAGATGTGAAAGACATGAGATTAGAAGCAGAAGCTGTGGTGAATGATGTGCTCTTTGCTGTAAGAAACATGTTTGTCTCTAAAAGCCTTCCATGTACCGAGGATGTGGCATATATCAATGTGGAAACCCGAGAAAGGAACAGATACTGcctggagctcacagaagcaggaCTGAGG gtGGTTGGTTATGCATTTGACCAGGTGGATGATAGCATACAAAATTCCTACCATGAGACTGTCTACTCTTTGTTGGACTCTGTTAGCCCAGCATATAGGGAAGCTTTTGGAAATGCTCTGCTTCAAAGACTGGAAGCCTTGAAGAGTGATGGACAGCCATGA